The uncultured Methanolobus sp. sequence GGATGTTCATGGAAATGATAAAAGACCCCGATAATTTCCATTCACTTCTTGATGTTCTTACTGAGAGTTGCATCACCTTTGCGGATATGATGCTTGATGCGGGAGCAGACGGTATATTTATTGAGAACGGAGGAAGCACTTCCGATCTTTTCAGTCTGGAAATGGCAAAAGAATTTGGTTTTGATTATTCTAAGAAGTTGTATTCACACATCCAGGACAGAGGAGGGTATGTGATATCGCACAACTGTGCAAACCATGCATTCCATGAACTGGAACTAGCTCTTGAACCCGATGCATTGAATTTCTTCTTCGGAGATGTGAAAGCACTCGGGGAAAAGTACGGGATAGATTGCCTGCAGATTCACAATCACAGACATATTGGCTGTAGTGAAAGATATTGTTTCAGGGACTTCAAGGAATTTAGTGATTCAGGTATATGCCTGATGGGAAATATCAATCCCTATGCATTCAATACAGGAAGGGTTGACAGGATAGCTGCTGAAGCGAATCGTTGTCTGAATACAGCTCCCGATAAGGGATTCATACTATCCACCGGATGTGAAATACCACTGAATACACCTAAGGAAGAGATGGAAATTCTCTGGAGATCAATGAGATGTTGTTTTAAATAGGGGGAAATAAAATGTATGGAATAGCGTTAGATGTGGGAACTAGTGGCTTTAGGGCTCAGTTGATAGACCTGGAAACAAAAGAAGTTGTTAAGACCTCAATGACAATGAAGCATCCGTTGCCAGGAGGGAACGTGACGGACCATCTTGACTTTGCCATATCCATTGGAGAGGATGTAGCACATAGCATCATCATAGATTCTGTGGAGAAGATGATTGAAGGATTCGGTGTGGCTCCATCGCAGATATCAAAGATGGCAGTCTGTGGGAATCCGATACAGCTCTCCCTTTTCCAGAATTCGGAGATACGGGATCTGGCCTATGCAGGGAGAAACATGCGGGAAAGACTGGGTATATATGAAGTAAGACGTGATGC is a genomic window containing:
- a CDS encoding uroporphyrinogen decarboxylase family protein, which produces MPDEMTSKERFINALEMKEVDRTPLGYLWFGAGNAVLEQMNASMEDVYYSSKGIARAQILAREMYHHDNVMSPWGCLLVEAEAFGAKINIKKDAYPSIASYPLKSAKEYGNIDPVAIERSERTKTITESISLLKKDVGDEVFISGALLTPFMLASQLMDGSRMFMEMIKDPDNFHSLLDVLTESCITFADMMLDAGADGIFIENGGSTSDLFSLEMAKEFGFDYSKKLYSHIQDRGGYVISHNCANHAFHELELALEPDALNFFFGDVKALGEKYGIDCLQIHNHRHIGCSERYCFRDFKEFSDSGICLMGNINPYAFNTGRVDRIAAEANRCLNTAPDKGFILSTGCEIPLNTPKEEMEILWRSMRCCFK